One Micromonospora sp. FIMYZ51 genomic window carries:
- a CDS encoding DUF5715 family protein: MRVPSRSPRQQPGPPVPYAAPVRRRAQAGRPQPTATVVPDLDAYRDAVADLLVEVNALAGAGSTKARQVLIDQRLREPAIAAVLDATAQGLVGARETLLLEMARYQPNARSSAGDLTALVRIYLLSRIDVMWWRDAATFLTDVDVQHSPELVDLEWLRRRGLLRFRYTEQPRTIVGRGVRALRRRVLPDATPRTAGLLLRRARREVIALLNDVGREFAAVAPAGTPPLWVTSLVRSAEHQHRLRRLGYAAMVPSGHCLGWAVDVEMAWYRRFGARDALAELLLDRQRAGELNVVDEGQAWHICLAPAATLRLRRAYEAEMGS; this comes from the coding sequence ATGCGTGTGCCCAGCCGTAGCCCCAGACAGCAGCCGGGCCCACCGGTCCCGTACGCGGCACCGGTCCGCCGCCGTGCGCAGGCCGGACGGCCACAGCCGACCGCCACCGTCGTGCCGGACCTGGACGCGTACCGCGATGCCGTGGCCGACCTGCTTGTCGAAGTGAACGCGCTGGCCGGGGCGGGCAGTACCAAGGCCCGTCAGGTGCTGATCGACCAGCGACTGCGGGAACCGGCGATCGCCGCGGTGCTCGACGCCACCGCGCAGGGGTTGGTCGGTGCCCGGGAGACCCTGCTGCTGGAGATGGCCCGGTACCAGCCGAACGCGCGTAGTTCGGCCGGCGACCTCACCGCGCTGGTCCGCATCTACCTGCTGTCCCGCATCGACGTCATGTGGTGGCGGGACGCGGCGACCTTCCTCACCGACGTCGACGTGCAGCACAGCCCCGAACTGGTCGACCTGGAGTGGTTGCGACGCCGGGGCCTGCTGCGCTTCCGCTACACCGAGCAGCCCCGCACGATCGTCGGTCGGGGCGTACGGGCGCTGCGGCGTCGGGTGCTGCCGGACGCCACGCCGCGTACCGCCGGTCTGCTCTTGCGCCGCGCCCGCCGCGAGGTGATCGCCCTGCTCAACGACGTCGGCCGCGAGTTCGCCGCCGTCGCACCGGCGGGCACCCCACCGCTCTGGGTGACAAGCCTGGTCCGCAGCGCCGAGCACCAGCACCGGCTGCGGCGCCTCGGGTACGCCGCGATGGTGCCCAGCGGGCACTGCCTGGGCTGGGCGGTGGACGTGGAGATGGCCTGGTACCGCCGCTTCGGTGCCCGGGACGCCCTGGCCGAGTTGCTGCTCGACCGACAGCGGGCCGGTGAACTCAACGTGGTCGACGAGGGCCAGGCCTGGCACATCTGCCTCGCCCCGGCCGCCACCCTGCGGCTGCGCCGGGCGTACGAAGCCGAGATGGGGAGCTGA